The following proteins are encoded in a genomic region of Acidobacteriota bacterium:
- a CDS encoding ABC transporter ATP-binding protein has protein sequence MIRMSNITRVYRTQHVETHALSGFNLEVEAGEFVSVTGPSGSGKTTFLNVSGLLDTFDSGTYILDGRDVSRLSDREMSKIRNEKIGFIFQGFNLIPDLNVFDNIDVPLRYRGTSAKARRAAIEEALEVVGLSSRIRHFPAQLSGGQQQRVAVARALVGTPHLILADEPTGNLDSEMASEIMDLLEKINGAGTTVIVVTHDPDLAARAPRQIHLLDGKLLDVHEQERPLPLLDSAHRDGVTA, from the coding sequence ATGATCAGAATGAGCAACATCACGCGGGTCTACCGCACCCAGCATGTCGAGACCCATGCCCTGAGTGGCTTCAACCTCGAGGTCGAAGCCGGGGAGTTCGTCTCCGTCACCGGCCCCAGTGGCTCCGGCAAGACGACTTTTCTCAACGTCTCCGGGCTGCTCGACACCTTCGACTCCGGGACCTACATCCTCGATGGGCGCGACGTCAGCCGCCTGTCGGACCGCGAGATGTCGAAGATCCGCAACGAGAAGATCGGCTTCATCTTTCAGGGCTTCAACCTGATTCCGGACCTCAACGTGTTCGACAACATCGACGTCCCCTTGCGCTACCGGGGTACCTCGGCGAAGGCACGGCGAGCGGCGATCGAAGAGGCCCTCGAGGTGGTCGGCCTGAGCTCCCGCATTCGCCACTTCCCGGCGCAGCTCTCCGGCGGTCAGCAGCAGCGGGTGGCGGTGGCGCGGGCCCTGGTCGGCACGCCGCACCTGATTCTGGCCGACGAGCCGACCGGCAACCTCGACTCCGAGATGGCGAGCGAGATCATGGATCTGCTCGAGAAGATCAACGGCGCCGGCACGACGGTGATCGTGGTCACCCACGATCCCGACCTGGCGGCACGGGCGCCGCGGCAGATCCACCTGCTCGACGGCAAGCTGCTCGATGTCCACGAGCAAGAGCGCCCCTTGCCCTTGCTCGATTCCGCTCACCGCGACGGCGTGACCGCCTAG